One Aphelocoma coerulescens isolate FSJ_1873_10779 chromosome 5, UR_Acoe_1.0, whole genome shotgun sequence DNA segment encodes these proteins:
- the LOC138112099 gene encoding cobalamin binding intrinsic factor-like, producing the protein MPSGSACSRRMLGVALGIGVLLALVGCTATEGCVAPQELVSQLLQRLEGSVSLEEAANPSVLLAMNLAGGDSEGPIHKWLLQEIKEEAVRRAQKDMTSGQVALHVLALLSSCQDPQRVHALEQTLDLIRVLQQKTDEEMAKLEADGIPKTSLYSVSLDTLALCLAEAGGAQGPSVALAKQVLSPESQLSVDTRAMVALALACVYDYAELHDVRDLLREALSTVSNGFLDEQEKGNGMIGNIYSMGLALQALEATRKFYTPRQWDCAQAFSVVSAHDYQQPTAIAQVLPALVGRSYLDVAGLDCAATKDTSPNRQLSLSPVLGTHGIPRAPIQVHYSITNTLQGKHFHYSTSVTVPSGSTLLQVMEVAAEENPEAFSFQTEQTSWGTYVTSIHGLAASTEDRTYWQFLSAGNALEEGVGTYKPHAGEHIQAVFSTY; encoded by the exons ATGCCGAGTGGGTCAGCCTGCTCCAGGAGGATGCTTGGTGTGGCTTTGGGCATCGGGGTCTTGCTGGCCCTGGTGGGCTGCACAGCCACTGAAGGCTGTG TGGCCCCGCAGGAATTGgtctcccagctgctccagcgcTTGGAGGGATCGGTCAGTCTCGAGGAGGCGGCGAATCCCAGCGTCCTGCTGGCCATGAACCTGGCTGGGGGGGACAGCGAGGGTCCCATCCACAAGTGGCTGCTCCAGGAGATCAAGGAGGAGGCGGTGAGGAGAGCCCAGAAAG ACATGACCTCGGGACAGGTGGCTCTGCACGTCCTtgccctcctctcctcctgccaggACCCCCAGCGTGTCCATGCCCTGGAACAAACCCTCGACCTGATCCGTGTCCTGCAGCAGAAAACAGATGAGGAAATGGCCAAACTgg AAGCCGATGGGATTCCCAAAACTTCCCTGTACAGCGTGAGCCTGGACACCCTGGCCCTGTGCCTGGCTGAGGCGGGCGGTGCCCAAGGGCCATCGGTGGCCCTGGCCAAGCAGGTGCTGAGTCCTGAGAGCCAGCTCTCCGTGG ACACCCGTGCCATGGTGGCACTGGCGCTGGCCTGCGTCTACGACTACGCGGAGCTCCATGACGTGCGGGATCTGCTCCGGGAGGCACTTTCCACAGTGAGCAACGGCTTCCTGGATGAGCAGGAGAAGGGGAACGGCATGATCGGGAATATCTACAGCATGGGGCTGGCCCTGCAG GCACTGGAGGCCACAAGGAAGTTTTACACCCCACGGCAGTGGGATTGTGCCCAGGCCTTCTCCGTGGTGTCTGCCCATGACTACCAGCAGCCCACAGCCATTGCCcaggtgctgccagccctggtggGCAGGTCCTACCTGGATGTGGCTGGCCTGGACTGCGCTGCCACCAAGGATACGTCCCCAAACAGACAGTTGTCCCTATCCCCAGTTCTGGGGACACACGGCATTCCCAGAG cccccatCCAGGTGCATTACTCCATCACCAACACGCTCCAAGGGAAACACTTCCACTATTCCACCTCGGTGACAGTCCCAAGTGGCTCCACACTGCTCCAGGTGATGGAGGTGGCAGCAGAGGAGAACCCCGAAGCCTTTAG CTTCCAGACGGAGCAGACCTCCTGGGGTACCTACGTGACCTCCATCCACGGGCTGGCTGCCAGCACGGAGGACAGGACCTACTGGCAGTTCCTCAGTGCTGGGAACGCCCTCGAAGAAG GGGTCGGCACCTACAAACCACACGCCGGGGAGCACATCCAGGCCGTCTTCAGCACCTACTGA
- the TMEM258 gene encoding transmembrane protein 258: MGKRLALAAPRSRPHFHFRRRRGTDVRRRERSRRVSEGTGDMELEAMSRYTSPVNPAVFPHLTVVLLAIGMFFTAWFFVYEVTSTKYTRDIYKELLISLVASLFMGFGVLFLLLWVGIYV, from the exons ATGGGGAAGCGGCTCGCCCTCGCCGCGCCTCGTTCCCGCCCTCACTTCCACTTCCGGCGGCGGAGGGGGACGGACgtgcggcggcgggagcggagcCGACGTGTCTCAGAGGGGACCGGCGACATG gagCTGGAGGCGATGAGCAGATACACGAGCCCGGTGAACCCGGCCGTGTTCCCGCACCTCACCGTGGTGCTGCTGGCCATCGGCATGTTCTTCACCGCCTGGTTCTTCGT ctaCGAGGTGACATCCACCAAGTACACCCGGGACATCTACAAGGAGCTGCTGATCTCGCTGGTGGCCTCGCTCTTCATGGGCTTCGGCGtcctcttcctgctgctctgggtcGGGATCTACGTCTGA
- the FEN1 gene encoding flap endonuclease 1: MGIHGLAKLIADVAPGAIRENDIKSYFGRKVAIDASMSIYQFLIAVRQGADVLQNEDGETTSHLMGMFYRTIRMVENGIKPVYVFDGKPPQLKSGELAKRTERRAEAEKHLQEAQEAGEEENIEKYSKRLVKVTPQHTQECKKLLTLMGIPYVEAPGEAEASCATLVKAGKVYAAATEDMDCLTFGSPVLMRHLTASETKKLPIQEFHLNRILQDLQLTWEQFVDLCILLGCDYCASIRGIGPKRAVELIREHKSIERIVQQLDTKKYPLPENWLHREAQKLFLEPDVVDPDAVELKWSEPDEEQLVQFMCGEKQFNEERIRNGVRRLNKSRQGSTQGRLDDFFKVTGSITSAKRKEPEPKGAAKKKAKTNSKPNSAAATKTKKGK; this comes from the coding sequence ATGGGAATCCATGGCTTGGCCAAGCTTATTGCCGACGTGGCTCCCGGGGCCATCCGGGAGAACGACATCAAGTCCTACTTCGGCCGGAAAGTGGCCATCGACGCCTCCATGAGCATCTACCAGTTCCTGATCGCCGTGCGGCAGGGAGCCGACGTGCTCCAGAACGAGGACGGGGAGACCACCAGCCACCTCATGGGAATGTTCTACCGCACCATCCGCATGGTGGAGAACGGCATCAAGCCGGTGTACGTGTTCGACGGGAAGCCCCCGCAGCTGAAGTCCGGGGAGCTGGCCAAGCGCACGGAACGCCGGGCCGAGGCGGAGAAGCACCTGCAGGAAGCGCAGGAGGCCGGGGAGGAGGAGAACATCGAGAAGTACAGCAAGAGGCTGGTCAAGGTGACCCCGCAGCATACGCAGGAGTGCAAGAAGCTGCTGACGCTGATGGGAATTCCCTACGTGGAGGCACCCGGAGAGGCGGAGGCCAGCTGTGCCACCCTGGTGAAGGCCGGGAAGGTGTACGCCGCCGCCACGGAGGACATGGATTGCCTCACCTTCGGCAGCCCCGTGCTGATGCGGCACCTCACGGCCAGCGAGACCAAGAAGCTGCCCATCCAGGAGTTCCACCTGAACCGGAtcctgcaggatctgcagcTGACCTGGGAGCAGTTTGTGgacctctgcatcctgctgggCTGCGACTACTGCGCCAGCATCCGCGGCATCGGGCCGAAGCGCGCCGTGGAGCTCATCCGGGAGCACAAATCCATCGAGAGGATCGTGCAGCAGCTCGACACCAAGAAGTACCCCCTGCCCGAGAACTGGCTGCACAGGGAGGCCCAGAAGCTCTTCCTGGAGCCCGACGTGGTCGATCCCGACGCCGTGGAGCTGAAGTGGAGCGAGCCGGACGAGGAGCAGCTGGTGCAGTTCATGTGTGGGGAGAAGCAGTTCAACGAGGAGCGCATCCGCAACGGCGTCAGGAGGCTGAACAAGAGCCGCCAGGGGAGCACCCAGGGCCGGCTCGACGACTTCTTCAAGGTCACCGGGTCCATCACCTCGGCCAAGCGCAAGGAGCCAGAGCCCAAGGGAGCGGCCAAGAAGAAAGCCAAGACCAACTCCAAGCCCAACAGTGCAGCAGCCACAAAGactaaaaagggaaaataa
- the LOC138110974 gene encoding uncharacterized protein, which produces MSVLLPALVLLVATTAVLLATRVWKARKRPGSRAGGSRRGRAAPGAPGSPPAEETPPHGAAAPGSAPYIPCGCGPGCAACATAARELQDLVTPLWPGVSFPRDSEMWQLSWEDLEQLLERGRLPCCASSSSSSSSGSPRPSRSRRTTRPRIHRKTSAAGKGSVLRRTRHWLRSSTLPRMSIPRKGSSIPAQTLCDLCCAPVGAWPVPAKKQVEVSWSHRCPIHGSPDPAAEPSGKTLRTLLDKRLQRQRQPFPCPACSLEPAVKDKAKEDLHTLDIYSKGLHPCQSLHEICWTPDGGAHTDRPPCLGAVATHRTHKIPTARKNLETQLGARAIPAKRSQEQVARQEVSWSCCCPVHGSQDTAAVPQEKTLRAALDKRLQREREHGLFQGALGRWLSWLRMQLVAAAGTLHSFLCAK; this is translated from the coding sequence ATGAGCGTCCTGCTCCCCGCGCTTGTCCTGCTGGTGGCCACTACGGCCGTCCTGCTGGCCACCCGCGTTTGGAAGGCACGGAAGCGCCCCGGCAGCCGggccggggggtcccggcgcgGCCGAGCAGCCCCAGGGGCTCCCGGCTCCCCCCCGGCTGAGGAGACCCCTCCGCACGGCGCGGCTGCCCCCGGGAGCGCCCCGTACATCCCGTGCGGCTGCGGCCCCGGCTGCGCCGCCTGCGCGACGGCGGCCCGGGAGCTGCAGGACCTGGTGACGCCGCTGTGGCCCGGGGTGTCCTTCCCGCGGGACTCGGAGATGTGGCAGCTGTCCTGGGAggacctggagcagctgctggagcgtGGCCGCCTGCCCTGCTGcgcctcctccagctcctccagctcctccggGAGCCCCCGGCCCTCCAGGAGCCGGCGCACAACAAGACCCCGGATCCATCGGAAAACATCCGCCGCTGGAAAAGGCTCAGTCCTCCGCAGAACCCGACACTGGTTGAGATCCTCCACCCTTCCAAGAATGTCCATCCCTCGGAAAGGCTCCTCCATTCCCGCCCAGACCCTCTGTGACCTGTGTTGTGCTCCAGTTGGAGCCTGGCCCGTTCCTGCCAAGAAGCAAGTGGAAGTGTCCTGGAGCCACCGGTGCCCAATCCATGGCTCCCCGGATCCTGCGGCGGAGCCATCTGGGAAGACTCTCCGCACGCTGCTGGACAAGAGGCTCCAGCGGCAAAGGCAGCCATTCCCATGTCCAGCGTGCTCCCTGGAGCCGGCTGTGAAGGACAAGGCTAAGGAAGATCTCCACACCTTGGATATTTACAGCAAAGGTCTccatccctgccagagcctccaTGAGATCTGCTGGACTCCAGATGGAGGAGCCCACACGGACAGGCCTCCCTGCCTCGGAGCTGTGGCGACCCACAGAACCCACAAGATACCCACGGCCAGGAAAAACCTGGAAACACAACTGGGAGCCCGGGCCATTCCAGCAAAGCGTTCCCAGGAGCAAGTGGCACGGCAggaagtgtcctggagctgctgctgcccagtgcacggctcccaggacactgcagcagtgccacaggagAAGACCCTCCGGGCGGCGCTGGACAAGAGGCTCCAGCGGGAACGGGAGCACGGCCTTTTCCAGGGAGCTCTCGGGAGGTGGCTGTCGTGGCTCAGGATGCAGCTCGTGGCAGCAGCTGGCACGCTCCATAGCTTTCTTTGTGCTAAATAA